Proteins co-encoded in one Neofelis nebulosa isolate mNeoNeb1 chromosome 2, mNeoNeb1.pri, whole genome shotgun sequence genomic window:
- the KNCN gene encoding kinocilin gives MDIPISSRDFRCLQLACVALGLVAGSIIIGVSVSKAAAAVGGIFIGAASLGFLILAYPFLKARFNLDHILPTIGSLRIHPHPGPDHGEGRSSTNGNKEGARSSLSTVSRTLEKLKPGGRGTGEG, from the exons ATGGACATCCCCATCAGCAGCAGAGACTTCCGCTGCCTGCAGCTAGCCTGTGTGGCCCTCGGCCTGGTGGCTGGCAGCATCATCATCGGTGTGTCCGTGTCCAAAGCTGCAGCCGCCGTGGGTGGCATCTTTATTGGCGCCGCCAGTCTGG GGTTCCTCATCTTGGCCTACCCCTTTCTAAAGGCTCGATTCAACCTGGACCACATCCTGCCCACCATAG GGAGCCTGAGAATTCACCCCCACCCGGGGCCAGACCATGGGGAGGGAAGATCCAGCACCAATGGCAATAAAGAGG GAGCCCGAAGCAGCCTGTCCACTGTGAGCAGAACACTGGAGAAGCTGAAGCCAGGGGGCCGGGGAACTGGGGAGGGCTGA